GCGACGACGAGATATTCGACCATCAGGCGCGCACCCCGCTCGCGATGCGCCGGGTCAGGAACATTCCGCCGCTGACGGCGAGCACCGCGCCGGCGGCGGTGATGGCCAGGTAGGCCAGAGCGGTTCCGCCGCGGCCCTCGCGGAGCAGGTTCGTGATGTCCAGCGAGTAGGTCGAGAACGTGGTGAAGCCGCCCAGCAGGCCGGTACCGAAGAACGGCCGAAGTAGCTGGTGGGGCGTCACGACCTCGTGGATGACGACCATGAAGACCCCGATGACCAGGCATCCGACCAGGTTGATGGTCAGCGTGGCCACCGGGAAGTGCCCGGCCGCGCTGGGC
This window of the Nakamurella panacisegetis genome carries:
- the crcB gene encoding fluoride efflux transporter CrcB; protein product: MTDHPGPWARPEPIDPDVDLAFADQRRELHGHHPVVLGAIAAGGVIGALLRYQVGLWWPSAAGHFPVATLTINLVGCLVIGVFMVVIHEVVTPHQLLRPFFGTGLLGGFTTFSTYSLDITNLLREGRGGTALAYLAITAAGAVLAVSGGMFLTRRIASGVRA